A single Paraburkholderia sp. FT54 DNA region contains:
- a CDS encoding DUF1488 domain-containing protein, which produces MSLNFPNPSRSYDASHHCVNFWGYDNAREIAFAVNRSVISNLSPSVGSDEPAVLAAFDQHREQILTLARGLYLGGPQNRYTIS; this is translated from the coding sequence ATGTCCCTCAACTTCCCGAATCCAAGCCGCAGTTATGACGCCTCTCACCATTGCGTCAATTTCTGGGGCTATGACAATGCGCGCGAAATCGCTTTCGCGGTCAACCGTTCGGTGATTTCGAATCTGAGCCCGAGCGTGGGTTCCGACGAACCCGCCGTGCTCGCCGCGTTCGACCAGCATCGCGAGCAGATCCTCACGCTCGCTCGCGGCCTGTATCTCGGCGGCCCGCAAAACCGCTATACGATTTCCTGA
- a CDS encoding LysR family transcriptional regulator, translated as MPFDERVLNGMGVLTAIVDCGSFAAAGEALDMSQSGVSRSVARLEARLGIRLFDRTTRSVTLTDEGRRFYEQIVPLLGGLEEAAASAAQGATAVRGRLRVNMDPFFSRLVLGPRLGGFIDKHPDLQLELITRDQLGDLVADGFDLAIRFGEPPVSTLIARKLLDTRILTVAAPSYLKKHGHPLNPAELESGKHVCIKFRDPLTGYPFSWEFLRGRKKIAIAPQGRLTVNDVGTLHSVCTAGQGVAQILSLGAESLMASGKLVELFPDWGDEVYPLYALYPSRHHPPAKVRAFYDFIVSLTGGAPREPAT; from the coding sequence ATGCCATTTGACGAGCGCGTGCTGAACGGCATGGGCGTCTTGACGGCGATCGTCGATTGCGGCAGTTTCGCGGCGGCGGGCGAAGCGCTTGACATGTCGCAATCGGGGGTGAGCCGTTCGGTTGCGCGGCTCGAAGCGCGTCTCGGCATCCGGCTTTTCGACCGCACCACACGCTCGGTCACGCTGACCGACGAAGGCCGGCGCTTCTACGAACAGATCGTGCCGCTGCTGGGCGGACTCGAAGAAGCCGCCGCTTCCGCCGCGCAGGGCGCGACCGCCGTACGCGGACGTTTGCGCGTGAACATGGATCCGTTCTTTTCACGCCTTGTGCTGGGTCCGCGGCTGGGCGGCTTTATCGACAAGCATCCCGATCTGCAGCTCGAACTGATCACCCGGGACCAGTTGGGCGATCTGGTCGCCGACGGTTTCGATCTCGCGATCCGTTTCGGCGAGCCGCCCGTGTCCACGCTGATCGCTCGCAAGCTGCTGGACACGCGCATTCTCACTGTGGCCGCGCCTTCGTATCTGAAGAAGCATGGGCATCCGCTGAATCCGGCCGAGCTCGAAAGCGGCAAGCATGTCTGCATCAAGTTTCGCGATCCGCTCACGGGCTACCCGTTCAGTTGGGAATTTCTGCGCGGCCGCAAGAAGATCGCGATCGCGCCGCAAGGCCGTTTGACCGTGAACGACGTGGGCACCTTGCATAGTGTCTGCACAGCGGGCCAGGGCGTCGCGCAGATTCTCTCGCTTGGCGCCGAGTCGTTGATGGCGAGCGGAAAACTCGTCGAGCTATTTCCCGACTGGGGCGACGAGGTCTATCCGCTATACGCGCTCTATCCTTCGCGGCATCATCCGCCGGCGAAGGTCCGGGCGTTTTACGATTTCATCGTATCGCTCACGGGCGGCGCGCCACGCGAACCGGCGACTTGA
- a CDS encoding SDR family NAD(P)-dependent oxidoreductase, producing the protein MSRIFITGSADGLGQMAARLLVDAGHQVVLHARSAARAEQALQAVPQAQTALAGDLSCIAATVALAEQVNRLGRFDAVIHNAAVGYQEPRRIATVDGLPHVFAVNTLAPYVLTALIEKPERLVYLSSGLHRSGDASLDDLAWARRPWQGTAAYSDSKLHDALLAFAIARRWPRVLSNALEPGWVATKMGGPGAPDDLQAAPKTQVWLAVSNEPAATVSGAYFYHMKQRETHPAVRDVAVQERLIEACAGFSGIRLPD; encoded by the coding sequence ATGTCGCGTATTTTTATTACCGGTTCCGCCGATGGTCTCGGTCAGATGGCCGCACGCCTGCTCGTCGACGCGGGCCATCAGGTGGTTTTGCATGCGCGCAGCGCCGCGCGCGCCGAACAGGCGTTGCAAGCCGTACCGCAAGCGCAGACGGCACTGGCAGGCGACCTGTCGTGCATCGCGGCGACGGTCGCGCTGGCGGAGCAGGTCAACCGGCTGGGCCGTTTCGACGCGGTGATCCACAACGCCGCGGTCGGCTATCAGGAGCCGCGCCGGATCGCCACCGTCGACGGCTTGCCGCACGTGTTCGCGGTCAACACGCTGGCGCCTTACGTGCTGACCGCGCTGATCGAAAAGCCCGAGCGGCTCGTCTACCTGAGTTCGGGCCTGCATCGCAGCGGCGACGCGAGTCTCGACGATCTGGCCTGGGCGCGGCGTCCCTGGCAGGGCACGGCGGCGTACTCGGACTCGAAACTGCACGACGCGTTGCTGGCGTTCGCGATCGCGCGCCGCTGGCCGCGGGTGTTGTCGAACGCGTTGGAGCCGGGCTGGGTGGCGACGAAAATGGGCGGTCCGGGCGCACCGGACGATTTGCAGGCCGCCCCGAAAACCCAGGTATGGCTCGCCGTCAGCAATGAACCGGCGGCCACCGTCAGCGGCGCGTACTTCTATCACATGAAGCAACGCGAGACGCATCCGGCAGTGCGCGACGTTGCCGTGCAGGAGCGGTTGATCGAGGCGTGCGCGGGGTTTTCCGGCATCCGTTTGCCGGACTGA
- a CDS encoding DHA2 family efflux MFS transporter permease subunit has translation MTKDSSQTALLWIVAAGFFMQSLDTTIVNTALPSIANSLHVAPLAMQPIVVAYTLTMAMLTPASGWLADRFGTRRVYFAAILVFVLGSICCASAHTLGQLVMARVLQGVGGSMLLPIGRLAVLRSVTGDQYVAALAFISVAGQLGPIAGPTLGGWFVQAITWHWIFLINVPIGAVGLYAVQRFLPSHGETQAPPFDFVGCGLLSLCMIAFSLAVDAPVPTHRAAWSAALFALAAVSALAYIPHARRRVNPLFKLSLFREPNFSVGLIGNLVCRIGSSAVPFLVPLLLQLQLGYSPLHSGLMMLPAALAGTVAKRWIAPLVRRYGYDTFLLVNTIIVGSSIVAFALITRGTPLAVEIAILAVFGAANSMQFAAMNSVTLKGLSHEDAGSGNSLFSMVQMLAIGLGVSIGGGLVNLFSAHLGSAALGFRLSFACVGVITLVSAWVFRHLDEAPVSRPVRGQATQGAGR, from the coding sequence ATGACCAAGGATTCTTCCCAGACCGCTTTGCTCTGGATCGTCGCCGCCGGCTTTTTCATGCAGTCGCTGGACACGACTATCGTCAACACCGCGCTACCGTCGATTGCGAACAGCCTGCACGTCGCGCCGCTCGCCATGCAGCCGATCGTGGTCGCCTACACCCTGACCATGGCGATGCTCACGCCCGCGTCCGGCTGGCTCGCCGACCGCTTCGGCACGCGGCGCGTCTACTTCGCGGCGATCCTCGTGTTCGTGCTCGGTTCGATCTGCTGCGCGAGCGCGCATACGCTCGGCCAACTGGTGATGGCGCGCGTCCTGCAAGGTGTCGGCGGCTCGATGCTGCTGCCGATCGGACGGCTCGCCGTCTTGCGCAGCGTCACGGGCGACCAGTACGTGGCGGCGCTCGCGTTCATTTCGGTCGCCGGGCAACTGGGGCCGATTGCCGGGCCGACGCTCGGCGGCTGGTTCGTGCAGGCGATTACCTGGCACTGGATTTTCCTCATCAATGTGCCGATCGGCGCCGTCGGCCTGTACGCGGTGCAGCGTTTCCTGCCGTCGCATGGCGAAACCCAGGCGCCGCCGTTCGACTTCGTCGGTTGCGGGCTGCTCTCGCTGTGCATGATCGCGTTCTCGCTCGCCGTCGACGCGCCCGTGCCCACACACCGGGCGGCATGGTCGGCGGCGCTCTTCGCGCTCGCCGCCGTGAGCGCGCTCGCCTACATTCCGCATGCGAGACGCCGTGTCAATCCGCTCTTCAAGCTGTCGCTCTTTCGCGAGCCGAACTTCAGCGTCGGCCTGATCGGCAACCTGGTGTGCCGCATCGGTTCGAGCGCCGTGCCGTTTCTCGTGCCCTTGCTGCTGCAATTGCAACTGGGCTACTCGCCGCTGCATTCGGGTCTGATGATGCTGCCCGCGGCGTTGGCCGGCACCGTCGCCAAACGCTGGATCGCGCCGCTCGTGCGCCGCTATGGTTACGACACGTTCCTGCTCGTCAATACCATCATCGTCGGTTCGTCGATCGTGGCTTTCGCGCTGATTACGCGCGGCACGCCGCTCGCGGTCGAGATCGCGATTCTGGCGGTGTTCGGCGCGGCCAACTCCATGCAGTTCGCGGCGATGAACAGCGTCACGCTCAAAGGCCTCTCGCATGAAGATGCCGGCAGCGGCAACAGCCTCTTTTCGATGGTGCAGATGCTGGCCATCGGACTGGGCGTGTCGATCGGCGGCGGGCTGGTGAATCTCTTCTCGGCACACCTCGGCTCGGCCGCGCTCGGCTTCCGGTTGAGTTTCGCGTGCGTCGGCGTGATCACGCTGGTGTCGGCGTGGGTGTTTCGTCACCTCGACGAAGCGCCTGTCTCGCGCCCAGTGCGCGGACAGGCGACTCAGGGCGCGGGCCGCTGA
- a CDS encoding LysR family transcriptional regulator produces MLNPIWLKTFSTVAACHSFTEAGRRLDLTQSSVSEHIRRLEASVGRRLFVRDTHSLAMTPDGEAMLAHASVILQALARAESQFRAPRLKGRVRLGSSDDVALGPLPTVLAAFRDAHPDVELEITIGMTGKLYELLDAGQIDLLVGKRRLGDRRGVPLFTGRLEWLARAGTLVDLSQPLPLILVAEPSVTRAVVLDALAEAGFSWQLVCTSSSHAGCIAAARGGLGITVRPQYLAARGLTPPLNMASLPTLPSVEFIALAAKRLSRPAGTLLQLLHDSDLRGSWIGE; encoded by the coding sequence ATGCTCAATCCCATCTGGCTCAAGACCTTTTCGACCGTCGCCGCCTGCCACAGCTTCACCGAGGCGGGACGGCGGCTCGACCTGACGCAATCGAGCGTCAGCGAACACATCCGGCGGCTCGAGGCGAGCGTGGGCCGGCGCCTCTTCGTGCGCGACACCCATTCGCTTGCGATGACGCCGGATGGCGAAGCCATGCTCGCGCACGCCAGCGTGATTCTGCAGGCGCTCGCGCGGGCCGAATCGCAGTTTCGCGCGCCGCGTCTGAAAGGCCGCGTGCGGCTCGGTTCCTCGGACGATGTCGCACTCGGCCCGTTGCCCACGGTGCTGGCCGCGTTTCGCGACGCGCATCCGGACGTCGAGCTGGAAATCACCATCGGCATGACCGGCAAGCTGTATGAGTTGCTGGACGCGGGGCAGATCGATCTGCTGGTCGGCAAGCGGCGTCTCGGCGACCGGCGCGGCGTGCCGCTCTTCACCGGGCGGCTGGAGTGGCTGGCGCGCGCCGGCACGCTGGTCGATCTGAGCCAGCCGTTGCCGCTGATTCTGGTCGCCGAGCCGAGCGTGACGCGGGCGGTCGTGCTCGACGCGCTCGCGGAGGCGGGCTTCAGCTGGCAGCTGGTGTGCACGAGCAGCAGCCACGCGGGCTGCATCGCGGCCGCGCGCGGCGGGCTCGGCATTACGGTTCGTCCGCAGTATCTGGCCGCGCGAGGTCTTACGCCGCCGCTGAACATGGCAAGTCTGCCGACGCTGCCGTCGGTGGAATTCATCGCCCTGGCGGCGAAGCGGCTCAGCCGGCCCGCGGGAACGCTGCTGCAATTGCTGCACGATAGCGATCTGCGTGGGTCGTGGATCGGGGAGTGA
- a CDS encoding carboxymuconolactone decarboxylase family protein, which yields MEQRLDFYKANPAAIKALIGVEERIGKSALEKSLTELVRLRASQINGCAYCVDMHTTDARKGGETERRLATVVVWRETPFFTDRERAALEWTEALTLVSHDHVPDAVWEAVRPHFSDEELVDLTLLLSAINAWNRFAISFRKLPA from the coding sequence ATGGAACAACGTCTGGACTTCTACAAAGCCAACCCCGCCGCGATCAAGGCCTTGATCGGTGTTGAAGAGCGCATCGGCAAATCGGCCCTCGAAAAATCGCTGACCGAACTGGTTCGTCTGCGCGCCTCGCAGATCAACGGCTGCGCGTACTGCGTCGATATGCATACCACCGACGCCCGCAAGGGCGGCGAAACCGAGCGGCGCCTCGCGACCGTAGTGGTCTGGCGCGAAACGCCGTTCTTCACGGACCGCGAACGCGCCGCGCTCGAATGGACCGAAGCGCTGACGCTGGTGTCGCACGACCATGTGCCTGATGCAGTGTGGGAAGCGGTGCGCCCACACTTCAGCGACGAAGAACTGGTCGATCTGACGCTGCTGCTCTCCGCGATCAACGCATGGAACCGTTTCGCGATTTCGTTTCGCAAGCTGCCTGCATGA
- a CDS encoding NAD(P)/FAD-dependent oxidoreductase, with protein sequence MTSAADQQPLPIRTDVLIVGAGPVGLFAAFEAGVIGLSCQIVDGLDKIGGQCIELYPDKPIYDIPAIASCTARELVERLLAQCKPFDPPIHLEQRVESVEQGGDGRWTVRTDRGLVFDVAAILLAAGNGAFVPQKLALAEAVPLESRHVHYSVQRLADFADKTVVVAGGGDSALDWALALRKVARRVTLVHRRSGFSAADSSVGLMRRAVEAGEMDFIVGAIATLNVEGDALKSITLRHIEGETQLAAEHLVALYGLVADLGPIAQWGLSIHGGRVDVDTSNYESSRPGIFAVGDIANYPNKQKLILSGFHEASLALRRAYSYAYPDKKRVHVHSSYDAKLAEKVSAAG encoded by the coding sequence ATGACATCCGCCGCAGACCAGCAACCGCTGCCGATCCGCACCGACGTCCTGATCGTCGGCGCAGGCCCCGTGGGGCTTTTCGCCGCTTTCGAAGCGGGCGTGATCGGCCTGTCCTGCCAGATCGTCGACGGGCTCGACAAGATCGGCGGCCAATGCATCGAGCTCTATCCGGACAAGCCGATCTACGATATTCCCGCCATTGCGTCCTGCACGGCACGTGAGCTGGTCGAGCGCCTGCTGGCGCAATGCAAGCCGTTCGACCCGCCCATTCATCTCGAACAACGGGTCGAGTCGGTCGAGCAGGGCGGCGACGGGCGCTGGACGGTACGTACCGACCGCGGACTCGTGTTCGATGTCGCGGCGATCCTGCTGGCCGCCGGCAACGGCGCGTTCGTGCCGCAAAAACTGGCGCTGGCCGAGGCCGTGCCGCTGGAGTCGCGCCACGTGCACTACAGCGTGCAACGTCTGGCCGACTTCGCCGACAAGACCGTGGTCGTGGCCGGCGGCGGCGATTCCGCGCTCGACTGGGCGCTGGCGCTGCGCAAGGTCGCGCGCCGGGTGACACTGGTGCATCGGCGAAGCGGTTTCAGCGCGGCCGATTCGAGTGTCGGATTGATGCGGCGCGCCGTCGAAGCGGGCGAGATGGATTTTATCGTCGGCGCGATTGCGACGCTCAATGTCGAAGGCGATGCATTGAAGTCGATCACGTTGCGACATATCGAAGGCGAAACGCAACTGGCGGCGGAGCATCTCGTCGCGCTGTATGGACTCGTCGCCGACCTCGGACCGATCGCGCAATGGGGGCTATCGATTCACGGCGGCCGCGTCGATGTGGATACGTCGAACTACGAGAGTTCACGGCCCGGCATCTTCGCGGTCGGTGACATCGCCAACTATCCGAACAAGCAGAAGCTGATTCTGTCTGGCTTTCACGAGGCGTCGCTGGCGCTGCGCCGCGCGTACTCCTATGCTTATCCGGACAAAAAACGCGTGCACGTGCACTCCAGTTACGACGCGAAGCTGGCGGAAAAGGTTAGTGCCGCCGGGTGA
- a CDS encoding PAS domain S-box protein, whose product MKQPDVHSAGENGKPAKVPGAARTSAAVDIDYWALMEAIEDYAIFLLEPTGRIASCNAGALKLTGYTDKEIVGQHFSRFYTEEAVARDWPAYELQQASLTGRFEDEGLRVRKDGTTFWSNVVITSIRNDAGILTGFAKITRDLTAQREYMEALRQSEERFRLLVDCVKDYAIFMLDPQGYVVSWNTGAARIKGYTREEIVGRHFSTFYVPEEAAAGKPARELAIARQLGHVEDEGWRVRKDGTTFWANVVITAVHDESNRLRGFAKVTRDLTERRQREELERSGERMRQFLATLAHELRNPLAPVRNAIGVMQLETGVSPTLARSRDLIDRQITHLTRLVDDLLDVGRIMSNKVELRLGRVDLAEVMARAIEAARPFTDAHEQRVVQHMPEEPVIVRGDMTRLVQVLQNLLHNAAKFSPVGSVIDIVARIDYHMAVLEVRDTGCGIPLRSLDKIFELFAQEKDGQNAGEGGLGIGLTLCKSLVEMHGGSILASSEGPGHGSTFTLSLPLAAASSDATGDEANAANTDVAPLRILLVDDNCDSADSLAMLLELKGHEVRIAYEGEQALQVAPRFVPHLAVIDIAMPKMDGYATIAALREMPELAKTLYAAMTGFGHASDRERTREAGFHAHLVKPVELELFDALLAEVEARRSGRGPGQPLD is encoded by the coding sequence ATGAAACAGCCTGATGTCCATTCCGCCGGCGAAAACGGCAAGCCTGCCAAGGTTCCGGGCGCGGCCCGCACGAGCGCGGCTGTCGACATCGATTACTGGGCACTGATGGAGGCGATTGAAGACTATGCGATCTTCCTGCTCGAGCCGACCGGGCGGATCGCCAGTTGCAATGCCGGCGCACTGAAGCTGACGGGTTACACCGACAAGGAGATCGTCGGCCAGCACTTTTCACGCTTCTATACCGAAGAAGCCGTGGCGCGCGACTGGCCCGCCTACGAACTGCAACAGGCGTCGCTGACCGGCCGCTTCGAGGACGAAGGCTTGCGGGTCCGCAAGGACGGCACGACCTTCTGGTCGAATGTCGTGATTACGTCGATCCGCAACGACGCGGGCATTCTCACCGGCTTTGCCAAGATCACGCGCGATCTGACCGCGCAACGCGAGTACATGGAAGCGCTGCGGCAAAGCGAGGAGCGCTTCCGTTTGCTGGTCGACTGCGTGAAGGACTACGCGATCTTCATGCTCGATCCACAAGGCTACGTGGTGAGCTGGAATACCGGCGCGGCGCGCATCAAAGGCTATACGCGCGAGGAAATCGTCGGCCGGCATTTCTCGACGTTCTACGTACCTGAGGAAGCGGCGGCCGGCAAGCCCGCGCGCGAACTGGCGATTGCCCGTCAGCTCGGACACGTCGAGGACGAAGGCTGGCGCGTGCGCAAGGACGGCACGACCTTCTGGGCCAACGTCGTGATCACCGCGGTGCATGATGAATCGAACCGGCTGCGCGGCTTCGCCAAGGTTACGCGCGATCTGACCGAACGGCGTCAGCGCGAAGAACTGGAGCGCTCGGGCGAACGCATGCGCCAGTTTCTCGCGACCCTCGCCCATGAATTGCGCAATCCGCTTGCGCCGGTACGCAATGCGATCGGCGTGATGCAACTCGAAACCGGCGTCAGTCCCACGCTAGCGCGTTCGCGCGACCTGATCGATCGCCAGATCACGCACCTCACGCGGCTGGTCGACGATCTGCTCGATGTCGGCCGGATCATGTCGAATAAAGTCGAGTTGCGCCTCGGCCGTGTCGATCTCGCTGAGGTGATGGCGCGCGCGATCGAGGCGGCCCGGCCATTTACGGATGCGCACGAACAGCGGGTCGTGCAGCACATGCCCGAGGAGCCGGTGATCGTTCGCGGCGACATGACGCGTCTCGTACAGGTGTTGCAAAACCTCTTGCATAACGCGGCAAAATTCTCGCCGGTGGGCAGTGTCATCGACATCGTGGCGCGTATCGACTACCACATGGCCGTGCTCGAAGTGCGCGATACCGGTTGCGGCATTCCTCTGCGCTCGCTCGACAAGATCTTCGAGCTGTTCGCTCAGGAAAAGGACGGGCAGAATGCCGGCGAGGGTGGTCTCGGCATCGGCCTCACGCTGTGCAAGTCGCTCGTCGAGATGCACGGCGGCAGCATTCTCGCAAGCAGCGAAGGGCCAGGCCACGGCAGCACTTTCACGCTGAGTCTGCCGCTGGCCGCCGCGTCATCCGATGCAACGGGCGATGAGGCGAACGCGGCCAACACCGACGTCGCGCCGCTGCGCATTCTGCTGGTCGACGACAATTGCGATTCGGCCGACAGTCTCGCCATGCTGCTCGAACTCAAAGGCCACGAGGTGCGTATTGCCTATGAGGGCGAGCAGGCGCTTCAGGTCGCGCCGCGCTTCGTGCCCCACCTCGCCGTGATCGACATCGCGATGCCGAAGATGGACGGCTACGCGACCATCGCGGCGCTGCGCGAGATGCCCGAGCTCGCCAAAACCCTGTACGCCGCGATGACCGGCTTCGGGCACGCGAGCGATCGCGAGCGCACCCGTGAGGCCGGTTTCCACGCGCACCTGGTCAAGCCGGTGGAACTCGAACTGTTCGATGCGTTGCTGGCCGAGGTCGAAGCGCGGCGCAGCGGGCGCGGTCCCGGCCAGCCCCTCGATTAA
- a CDS encoding acyl-CoA dehydrogenase, with the protein MLDTRDRAAGINARPPQSSGMSAFRDSHAAAPSGQEDANSAASLENFLRDTLFDPRDPAALGDMLRSLVEHGYDRAPFVPLPGHGATLARWRALAAVAACDLGLVKLFEGHTDALAILAELQGSTPPAGSRWGVWAAEPPDARVQAVKVGIRSDGEGLRLSGTKAWCSGAGVVTHALVTAWLNDEPILAAVAMDQPSISIDASKWQAVGMQATASADVSFDQASATLVGGVHSYVRRPGFWHGGAGIAACWYGAAAQIGRMLREASTQRADAHRLAHLGAVDVALAGAAAVLRETAAHIDANPLAESQREAMRARLVIEEAATAVMNHATRTLGAGPLCRNARFARALADLPVFLRQSHAERDLAALGELVAAAAPADARDGPAAGGAPWML; encoded by the coding sequence ATGCTCGATACGCGTGATCGTGCGGCCGGCATCAATGCGCGGCCGCCGCAAAGCTCCGGCATGAGCGCGTTTCGCGATTCCCATGCCGCGGCGCCAAGTGGGCAGGAAGACGCGAACTCTGCCGCCTCGCTTGAAAATTTTCTGCGTGACACACTTTTCGACCCCCGCGACCCTGCGGCGCTCGGCGATATGTTGCGCTCGCTGGTCGAACACGGTTATGACCGTGCGCCCTTTGTGCCCTTGCCGGGTCACGGCGCGACGCTCGCGCGCTGGCGCGCGCTCGCGGCGGTGGCCGCATGCGATCTCGGGCTCGTCAAGCTGTTCGAAGGCCACACCGATGCGCTCGCGATTCTCGCCGAGTTGCAGGGATCCACGCCGCCGGCGGGAAGCCGCTGGGGCGTCTGGGCTGCCGAGCCGCCCGACGCGCGCGTGCAGGCGGTGAAAGTAGGAATCCGAAGCGATGGCGAAGGCCTTCGTCTATCGGGCACGAAAGCCTGGTGTTCCGGCGCGGGTGTCGTCACGCATGCGCTCGTCACCGCCTGGCTGAACGATGAGCCGATCCTCGCGGCCGTCGCGATGGATCAGCCGTCCATCTCGATCGACGCGTCGAAGTGGCAAGCGGTCGGCATGCAGGCCACGGCAAGCGCCGACGTGAGCTTCGATCAGGCATCGGCGACGCTGGTCGGCGGCGTGCATTCGTATGTGCGGCGACCGGGCTTCTGGCACGGCGGCGCCGGCATTGCCGCGTGCTGGTATGGCGCCGCCGCGCAGATCGGCCGGATGCTGCGCGAGGCGTCCACGCAGCGCGCGGATGCGCATCGGCTGGCGCACCTCGGTGCGGTCGACGTAGCACTGGCCGGCGCGGCCGCGGTATTGCGCGAAACGGCCGCGCACATCGACGCCAACCCGCTGGCCGAATCGCAACGTGAGGCCATGCGCGCACGCCTCGTGATTGAAGAGGCCGCGACTGCCGTGATGAATCACGCTACGCGCACCCTCGGCGCCGGCCCGTTGTGCCGCAATGCGCGCTTCGCGCGTGCGCTGGCCGATCTGCCGGTGTTCCTGCGGCAGAGCCACGCGGAACGCGATCTTGCCGCGCTCGGCGAACTGGTCGCCGCGGCGGCACCGGCCGACGCACGGGATGGTCCTGCTGCCGGAGGTGCCCCGTGGATGCTCTGA
- a CDS encoding SAM-dependent methyltransferase, translating to MSSPATYFDELYQHSDDPWKLREGWYESRKRSLTLALLPRPRYRNAFEPGCANGELTAELAKRCDTLLAADLHERAVQLARERVAGVPHVRVEQRTVPREWPTEAGPFDLIVISEFAYYLDSAELETLAARIAASLTTDGTLLACHWRRPFAEALESADAAHALFDARCGLTRLAHHDEADLLIDVWSRDARSVAQREGLL from the coding sequence ATGAGCTCTCCGGCTACCTACTTCGATGAACTCTATCAACACAGCGACGATCCGTGGAAGCTGCGCGAAGGCTGGTACGAAAGCCGCAAGCGCTCGCTCACGCTCGCGCTGCTGCCGCGTCCGCGTTACCGCAACGCGTTCGAACCCGGCTGCGCGAACGGCGAACTGACCGCCGAACTGGCGAAGCGCTGCGACACGCTGCTCGCCGCGGATCTGCACGAGCGCGCCGTGCAGCTTGCACGCGAGCGCGTTGCTGGCGTGCCGCACGTCCGCGTCGAACAGCGCACGGTGCCGCGCGAGTGGCCGACCGAGGCGGGGCCGTTCGATCTGATCGTGATCAGCGAATTCGCGTACTACCTCGATTCGGCGGAGCTCGAAACCCTGGCCGCGCGAATCGCCGCCTCGCTCACGACGGACGGGACGCTGCTCGCCTGCCATTGGCGGCGGCCCTTCGCCGAAGCGCTCGAATCCGCCGACGCCGCGCATGCGCTGTTCGACGCACGCTGCGGTCTCACGCGTCTCGCGCATCACGATGAAGCCGATCTGCTGATCGACGTCTGGTCGCGCGACGCACGGTCGGTCGCGCAACGCGAGGGGCTCCTATGA
- a CDS encoding glycosyltransferase: protein MIGVIVPAHNEEGLLGPCLAALIAASRHEDLAGETVRIVVVLDACDDFTGAIARAYGVETLTVKVRNVGIARATGADFLLADGARWLAFTDADSRVSSGWLVAQLSLDADAVCGSIAVDDWTAHPHSVREYFRKTYVDADGHRHIHGANLGVSADAYRRAGGFPPLRCSEDVALVDRLIAIGASIAWSAAPRVITSARAAARARGGFGDTLVAWAAAG from the coding sequence ATGATCGGCGTGATCGTTCCGGCCCATAACGAAGAGGGGTTGCTGGGGCCTTGCCTTGCGGCCTTGATCGCAGCCTCGCGGCATGAAGACCTGGCGGGCGAAACGGTGCGCATCGTGGTCGTGCTCGACGCATGCGACGACTTTACCGGCGCGATCGCGCGTGCTTACGGTGTCGAGACACTGACGGTGAAGGTGCGCAATGTCGGCATTGCGCGTGCGACCGGTGCGGACTTCCTGCTGGCGGACGGCGCGCGCTGGCTCGCGTTTACCGACGCCGACAGCCGCGTGTCGTCAGGCTGGCTGGTCGCGCAGCTTTCGCTGGACGCGGACGCGGTATGCGGCTCGATTGCCGTCGACGACTGGACCGCGCACCCGCACAGCGTGCGCGAATACTTCCGCAAGACTTACGTGGATGCCGACGGTCACCGTCACATTCACGGCGCGAACCTCGGCGTGTCGGCCGACGCCTACCGGCGCGCGGGCGGTTTTCCGCCGCTCAGGTGCAGCGAGGATGTCGCGCTGGTCGACCGGTTGATCGCGATCGGTGCGAGCATTGCCTGGAGTGCGGCGCCGCGCGTGATCACGAGCGCGCGTGCGGCGGCTCGCGCTCGTGGCGGCTTCGGCGATACGCTCGTGGCGTGGGCGGCCGCCGGGTAA